In Streptomyces alboniger, the following are encoded in one genomic region:
- a CDS encoding winged helix DNA-binding domain-containing protein, translated as MINAGELNRATLSRQLLLEREPLTVQDGIRRVVALQAQHPASPYLALWNRLRDFSPSDLDTAFAQRAMVKATLMRITLHAVHAEDYRHFRGAVQPTLYGSRLGHRFAAAGLTPADAEELVPELLAFAARPRTSAEMQAWVEERLGSEKAGGAWWGLKAYAPLHHAPTDAPWSFGVRPSFVAAEAGPLPVGRTVEPEALRALVLRYLAGFGPASVADVAQFSMVGRTAVREALRALDGAVELLQGPDGSTLFDLPGASRPDADTPAPPRLMPMWDSVLLAYADRGRVIPPPYRPLVIRKNGDVLPTLLVDGHVAGVWRQVDGRIEATAFHPLSPETWEGLAAEARSLTALLAGRETKVYSRHHYWWARLPEAEVRSLPL; from the coding sequence ATGATCAATGCGGGCGAACTCAACCGGGCCACTCTCAGCCGCCAGCTGCTGCTGGAGCGCGAGCCTCTGACCGTTCAGGACGGGATACGGCGCGTGGTCGCGCTCCAGGCGCAGCACCCGGCCTCGCCGTACCTCGCGCTCTGGAACCGGCTCAGGGACTTCTCCCCGTCCGACCTCGACACCGCCTTCGCCCAGCGCGCGATGGTCAAGGCGACCCTGATGCGGATCACCCTGCACGCCGTACACGCCGAGGACTACCGGCACTTCCGCGGGGCCGTGCAGCCGACCCTGTACGGCTCCCGGCTCGGTCACCGCTTCGCCGCCGCGGGCCTGACGCCCGCGGACGCCGAGGAACTGGTGCCGGAGCTGCTGGCCTTCGCCGCCCGGCCCCGGACCTCGGCCGAGATGCAGGCGTGGGTCGAGGAGCGGCTCGGCTCCGAGAAGGCCGGCGGGGCGTGGTGGGGCTTGAAGGCATACGCGCCGCTCCATCACGCCCCGACCGACGCGCCGTGGTCGTTCGGCGTACGGCCGTCCTTCGTCGCGGCCGAGGCAGGGCCGCTGCCTGTGGGGCGGACGGTGGAACCGGAGGCGCTGCGGGCCCTGGTCCTGCGCTATCTGGCGGGGTTCGGTCCCGCGTCCGTGGCGGACGTGGCGCAGTTCTCCATGGTGGGACGGACTGCCGTACGCGAGGCGCTGCGCGCCCTGGACGGCGCCGTGGAGCTGCTCCAGGGGCCGGACGGCAGCACGCTGTTCGACCTGCCGGGCGCCTCCCGGCCGGACGCGGACACCCCCGCCCCGCCCCGGCTCATGCCGATGTGGGACAGCGTCCTGCTGGCGTACGCCGACCGGGGGCGGGTGATACCCCCGCCCTACCGCCCCCTGGTGATCCGGAAGAACGGCGACGTGCTGCCCACCCTCCTGGTGGACGGCCACGTCGCCGGGGTGTGGCGGCAGGTGGACGGCCGCATCGAGGCCACGGCCTTTCATCCCCTGTCACCCGAGACCTGGGAAGGGCTCGCGGCGGAGGCCCGCTCCCTGACCGCGCTCCTCGCCGGCCGTGAGACGAAGGTCTACAGCCGCCATCACTACTGGTGGGCCAGGCTCCCCGAGGCGGAGGTCCGGTCACTGCCGCTGTGA
- a CDS encoding DUF3046 domain-containing protein — MRLTVFWQRMAAHFGASYADSFARDHVMAELGGRTVHEALDAGWEAKDVWRAVCTAMDVPAEKR, encoded by the coding sequence ATGCGGTTGACGGTCTTCTGGCAGCGGATGGCGGCTCACTTCGGAGCGAGCTACGCCGACTCCTTCGCGCGCGATCACGTGATGGCGGAACTGGGCGGCCGCACGGTCCACGAAGCGCTGGACGCGGGCTGGGAGGCCAAGGACGTCTGGCGCGCGGTCTGCACGGCCATGGACGTACCGGCCGAAAAGCGCTGA
- a CDS encoding AI-2E family transporter has product MAPTDETAQVTQDNAPLGTTPPAQPPTGTEADRGARMPRWLPRAMVLALALVACFQLGSWAFHQLTGLLINVLIAFFLALAVEPAVSWMAARGLRRGFATFIVFMSVVIASAGFVTLMGSMLAGQIVDMVEDFPDYLDKVISWINQTFHTDLSRVEVQDSLVHSDWLQKYVQNSASGVLDVSAQVLGGLFQLLTILLFSFYFAADGPRLRRALCSVLPPAKQTEVLRAWEIAVDKTGGYLYSRGLMALISGVAHYILLQTLDVPYAPVLAVWVGLVSQFIPTIGTYLAGALPMLIAFTVDPWYALWVLIFVVIYQQFENYVLQPKLTAKSVDIHPAVAFGSVIAGTALLGAVGALVAIPAVATLQAFLGAYVKRYDVTDDPRVHGHRRRVGPPLLARVRRALRGPNDPDAAAEAETRPGADGRP; this is encoded by the coding sequence GTGGCACCCACAGACGAGACCGCGCAGGTCACCCAGGACAACGCTCCGCTCGGCACGACGCCGCCCGCCCAGCCCCCCACCGGGACCGAGGCAGATCGTGGCGCCCGCATGCCGCGCTGGCTGCCGCGTGCCATGGTGCTGGCCCTCGCGCTCGTCGCCTGCTTCCAGCTGGGCAGTTGGGCCTTCCACCAGCTGACCGGACTGCTGATCAACGTCCTGATCGCGTTCTTCTTGGCGCTCGCCGTCGAGCCGGCGGTGAGCTGGATGGCGGCGCGCGGGCTGCGCAGGGGCTTCGCCACGTTCATCGTCTTCATGAGCGTCGTGATCGCGAGCGCGGGCTTCGTCACGCTGATGGGCTCGATGCTGGCGGGCCAGATCGTCGACATGGTCGAGGACTTCCCCGACTACCTCGACAAGGTCATCAGCTGGATCAACCAGACGTTCCACACGGACCTCTCCCGCGTCGAGGTACAGGACAGCCTGGTCCACTCCGATTGGCTGCAGAAGTACGTGCAGAACAGCGCCAGTGGCGTCCTGGACGTCTCCGCGCAGGTCCTCGGCGGCCTCTTCCAGCTCCTGACGATCCTGCTGTTCTCGTTCTACTTCGCGGCCGACGGCCCGCGGCTGCGGCGCGCGCTGTGCTCGGTGCTGCCGCCCGCCAAGCAGACCGAGGTGCTGCGCGCCTGGGAGATCGCGGTCGACAAGACCGGCGGCTATCTCTACTCGCGCGGCCTGATGGCGCTGATCTCCGGGGTCGCCCACTACATCCTGCTCCAGACGCTCGACGTCCCCTACGCGCCCGTGCTGGCCGTGTGGGTGGGCCTGGTCTCCCAGTTCATCCCCACCATCGGCACGTACCTGGCGGGCGCCCTGCCGATGCTGATCGCCTTCACGGTCGACCCCTGGTACGCGCTGTGGGTGCTGATCTTCGTCGTGATCTACCAGCAGTTCGAGAACTACGTACTGCAACCCAAGCTCACCGCCAAGAGCGTGGACATCCACCCCGCCGTCGCCTTCGGTTCGGTCATTGCGGGGACGGCACTCCTCGGAGCGGTCGGGGCGCTCGTCGCCATCCCGGCCGTCGCGACCCTACAGGCCTTCCTGGGGGCGTACGTGAAGAGGTACGACGTCACGGACGACCCCCGAGTGCACGGGCACCGGCGCCGGGTCGGACCACCCCTCCTCGCGCGCGTGCGGCGGGCTCTGCGCGGGCCGAACGACCCGGACGCGGCGGCGGAGGCCGAGACACGGCCGGGGGCCGACGGGCGCCCATAG